CGTCAAACGTGACTTTCTGGTGAACGAGTTCCGGCACCGCGTGAATCGCGAGATTGTTGTTTTCAACCGTGCTGCAATCGCTCGCGGACGCCAGCGTCGGCATAATAGCTATTAAGCCCGCTATCAGGACCAGCTTGATTTTATACACTTCATTGCCTCCTTTCAACTAAATACACCTTTTGGTTAACTTTTTATGATAACTTCTCTGACCTCTGTTTAAAACCGTTGCCCGCAGAGAGTAGAGTCTCCTAAGCGCCGGCTTTCACCCGGCCCGAGTCAACGAGAAACGAGTGGAATTCCCCCCGACGGGGTATCTCGTTCTTATCGGTCGAGGTGACGAACACCTGCCCGGTGAATTCCGAGAGAGTTTTGAAAAGAAAGCTTCTGCGCTTTATGTCAAGCTCACTCGTTATGTCGTCGAGAAGAAGTATGGGATTGGTTCCCGTGTGTTCCTTAAAAAGCCTTATCTCTGAGGCCTTAAGCGCCAGAACCAGGTTTTTCGACTGTCCTTGCGAGGCAAAGCGTGAAGCGTCCTGCCCGTTAAGAAGAAAACCGACCCGGTCCCTGTGGGGACCAACAGTCGTATGACCCCTTTTTCTATCAGAAGGAAAATTCTTGGAGAGCGCTTCCCTTATTGCCTCTGCAATATCCGACCCGCGCTCAAACGAAAACCCGTAGCTAACGCGCGCCGACGTGTCCGATTCCCCGTGCTCCCCGTAAACCTCGGCGAGCTTGCGGTTAAAGCTTTTTATCATCTCGATGCGCCTGCCCACAATGTCGGCTCCGATTCTGGCTATCTGCTCGTCCCAGAGTTCCACGGAAAGCGGGGACACTTTCTCCTTTAATCCGAGCATGTGGTTTCTCTGGCTTACAGCCCTCTGGTAGTCGCGAAGCTGCTTTATGTGGGCTGGGTGGACGGCGCTTACGACGGAATCGAGGTAATTTCTTCTTGCCTGAAGACCGCCCTTAACTATCTCTATGTCCGAGGGAAGGAACAAAACGACCTTGAAGCGGCCGAAATGCTGACTTATGCTCCGCACGGTCTTTGAATTAAGCCGCGTGTGGCGGCCCTCTTTTTTCACGGTTATGTGCACTTCATTGAGACCGTTTGCCGAAAGAATCTCCCCCTTAACGAGCGAAGCTTCGCAGCCGAAGCGCACAAGCTCAGAGTTTTTTGCGCCCGAAAAAGGCCGCATCCCGCATACAAGGTAGATGGACTCCAGGAGGTTGGTTTTCCCTTGGGCGTTTCGTCCGTGGATTACGTTCAGTCCCGTATAGAACGGAAGGGAGAGATTTTCGTAGTTTCTGTAGTTCCTAAGGCTCAGATGTTTAAGCTGCACTTGACTCGCCAACTGTTTTTTCCCGGGGAAAAGCCGCTTTCCCCCTTCCCGCAGGCGCTTTCTTGACCATAAAATTTTAAGCGTTAATATCTTTTTTGAAAGGTACTGACTTATGATATCGCTTAAAATATCGGAAATCCACTCGAGGGACTCGGGCAAGGGTTACGCCAGGATAAGCCCCATAGACATGCAGGAGCTGGGACTTACGTCCTGGGACCTAGTGCAGATAGACGGAAGGAGGAAAACCGTCGTGAGAGCTCTACCGCTTGACGCCGAAGAGCGGGAAATGGGGTCCGTAATCGAAATAGATACTGTAACGAGAGAGAACGCGGGAGTTGAGCTTGACGACATAGTAATAGTGACGAAAGCTGACCTTGAGAAGGCAAGCAGGATAACCCTGTGTCCCAGAAACAAGGCGTTTCTCTACGACCCCGCCAAAAGCAAGCACCTCTGCAACAGACTCGAAGGGCTCGCCGTAACGGTCGGAGACAGGGTGTCGGTCAGGGTGTCCTCCGCCAAAACCGAAGACTTCGACGTGCTTACCACGATGCCTGAGCACTCGGTTGTCATAAGCCAGAAAACCCGCATGGACGTGATACAGAGACCGAGAACCAAGGTGGACGCGGAAAGGGTTTCGTATACGGACATAGGGGGACTTTCAAGCCAGATAAAAAGAATAAAGGAGATTCTCGAGCTTCCGATACGCTTCCCCTCGCTTTTTGAAAAGCTCGGGGTTCAGCCGCCCAGGGGAATCCTTCTGACAGGCCCCCCGGGAAGCGGAAAAACCCTGCTCGCAAAAGCCATAGCGTTTGAAACGGATTCAAATTTCCAGGTAATAAACGGCCCCGAGGTAATTCACAGGTTCTACGGGGAGAGCGAAGCCAAGCTGCGCCAGATATTTGAGAACGCTACCAAGAACCAGCCGTCCATAATATTCCTAGATGAACTGGACGCGATAGCTCCCCGCCGAGACAAGGTTACGGGAGATGTTGAAAAAAGGGTGGTGGCCCAGCTTCTATCCCTCATGGACGGTCTCACGCACAGAGGAAACGTCACCGTTATCGGAGCGACCAACCTTCCGGACATAATCGACCCCGCGCTTCGCCGCCCGGGCAGGTTTGACAGGGAAATCCACCTTCCGGTTCCCGATACCAAGGCCCGTCTAGAGATATTCCAGATTCATTCAAGAAGCATGCCGCTTTCAAACGACGTGGATCTTCAGAGACTCTCCGAGCTCTCAAGCGGCTACGTGGGGGCCGACATAGAGAATCTCTGCAGGGAGGCGGCCATAAATTCTCTTACCAACATTCTGCCGGACATGGAACAGGATTTCGTCTCCAACGTCGCACACAGCTTTCTTGTCGAAGTCGGCATGGAAGACTTCCTTGAGGCGCTTCGAAATATCCATCCTTCCGCAATAAGGGAGATAGTGGCTGAGATACCGAAGACCTCTTGGGATGACGTCGGAGGTCTTGAGAACGTAAAAGACGACCTGATTGAATCCGTCATATGGCCCATGAAGCACAGGAACTTCTACGAGGCCTTGGACGTAAAGTCACCCAAGGGAATATTGCTTCATGGCCCTCCGGGAACGGGGAAAACCCTCCTCGCAAAAGCGCTTGCCAACAGAACGGATGTTAACTTCATTTCCATAAAGGGAGCGGAGCTTCTCTCCAAGTATGTCGGAGAATCGGAGCGCGCCGTAAGGGAAGTTTTCAAAAAGGCAAAGCAGGTTTCTCCCTGCATAGTGTTTTTCGACGAACTAGACGCCCTTTGCCCGAGACGCTCCGAATCTAACTCGACCCGAGTGAGCGAAAGGGTGGTAAGCCAGCTGCTCGCCGAGATTGACGGGGTTGAAGAACTCCCGGATGTGCTGGTGCTTGCCGCGACAAACAGGATCGACATGATCGAACCGGCGCTTCTGAGACCGGGAAGATTCGATCTGGTGGTTGAGATTCCGACTCCGTCAAAACAGGAAATTCTCGAGATCCTCAAAATCCACACCCAGAAAAAGCCTCTCGGAACGGACGTGAAACTCACCGCACTTGCGGAACAGCTTGAAGGCAGAACTGGAGCGGACATAAAGCTCGTATGCAACAGGGCATCTTTGCATGCGATAAAAGAACATCTGGGGAAAAACAGGAAAGTCATCAAGCTCTGCAGAAGACATTTTGACCTGGCGCTTTCGGAACTGCAGAAAAGAAACGCTTAACGAAAGCCGCTATTGGGACAGGAGTCGCCTTGGAAAGCTCTTTTCTTTTTCTTCATAGCATCGTTCCCGAAATATGGTTTTTCATTCTGGGAGCGGCACTTGGAAGCTTCGCAAACGTCTGTGTAAGGAGAATTCCAGCCGGAGTCTCGATAGTCTCTCCGCGTTCCCGCTGCGCAAGCTGCGAAACCCCCATAAGGGCCCTTCACAACATTCCGATCCTGAGCTGGCTATTGCTAGGAGGCAAGTGCGCCTACTGCGAAGAGCGGATATCGGCCGAGTACCCGCTTGTAGAAATTCTCTGTGCGGTGCTGGCGGTTTTCCTCTACAGGGAGTTCGGAGTGTCGCTCGAAGTGTTTTTCTACCTGGCGCTCTGCACGGGACTTGTGGCCATAACACTGATAGACATAAGACACCTGATCATTCCCGACATGGTAACGCTTCCCGGGATAGCGGCCGGGGTTTTGCTAAA
The DNA window shown above is from Candidatus Dadabacteria bacterium and carries:
- a CDS encoding DNA replication/repair protein RecF, whose product is MPESLEWISDILSDIISQYLSKKILTLKILWSRKRLREGGKRLFPGKKQLASQVQLKHLSLRNYRNYENLSLPFYTGLNVIHGRNAQGKTNLLESIYLVCGMRPFSGAKNSELVRFGCEASLVKGEILSANGLNEVHITVKKEGRHTRLNSKTVRSISQHFGRFKVVLFLPSDIEIVKGGLQARRNYLDSVVSAVHPAHIKQLRDYQRAVSQRNHMLGLKEKVSPLSVELWDEQIARIGADIVGRRIEMIKSFNRKLAEVYGEHGESDTSARVSYGFSFERGSDIAEAIREALSKNFPSDRKRGHTTVGPHRDRVGFLLNGQDASRFASQGQSKNLVLALKASEIRLFKEHTGTNPILLLDDITSELDIKRRSFLFKTLSEFTGQVFVTSTDKNEIPRRGEFHSFLVDSGRVKAGA
- a CDS encoding CDC48 family AAA ATPase yields the protein MISLKISEIHSRDSGKGYARISPIDMQELGLTSWDLVQIDGRRKTVVRALPLDAEEREMGSVIEIDTVTRENAGVELDDIVIVTKADLEKASRITLCPRNKAFLYDPAKSKHLCNRLEGLAVTVGDRVSVRVSSAKTEDFDVLTTMPEHSVVISQKTRMDVIQRPRTKVDAERVSYTDIGGLSSQIKRIKEILELPIRFPSLFEKLGVQPPRGILLTGPPGSGKTLLAKAIAFETDSNFQVINGPEVIHRFYGESEAKLRQIFENATKNQPSIIFLDELDAIAPRRDKVTGDVEKRVVAQLLSLMDGLTHRGNVTVIGATNLPDIIDPALRRPGRFDREIHLPVPDTKARLEIFQIHSRSMPLSNDVDLQRLSELSSGYVGADIENLCREAAINSLTNILPDMEQDFVSNVAHSFLVEVGMEDFLEALRNIHPSAIREIVAEIPKTSWDDVGGLENVKDDLIESVIWPMKHRNFYEALDVKSPKGILLHGPPGTGKTLLAKALANRTDVNFISIKGAELLSKYVGESERAVREVFKKAKQVSPCIVFFDELDALCPRRSESNSTRVSERVVSQLLAEIDGVEELPDVLVLAATNRIDMIEPALLRPGRFDLVVEIPTPSKQEILEILKIHTQKKPLGTDVKLTALAEQLEGRTGADIKLVCNRASLHAIKEHLGKNRKVIKLCRRHFDLALSELQKRNA